In Prunus dulcis chromosome 2, ALMONDv2, whole genome shotgun sequence, a single genomic region encodes these proteins:
- the LOC117618585 gene encoding probable RNA-binding protein EIF1AD, which produces MKGGRKNLKRAVEEESLTIKDGHSIMQVLSLRGSNLIEIMDGQGEKSLALFPAKFQRSMWIKRGSFVVVDASGKEKVLESGSKVGCIVSQVLFYEQVRVLKKSPEWPEIFKSTVSDGCNASLQGDTSQQEENESSDDDGLPPLEANTNRMKPVDWKSDTESNSDSDTDS; this is translated from the exons ATGAAAGGGGGAAGGAAGAATCTGAAGAGGGCAGTGGAGGAAGAGAGCTTGACCATCAAAGATGGTCACTCTATAATGCAAGTGCTTTCTCTCCGTGGTTCCAATCTCATTGAG ATCATGGATGGACAAGGAGAAAAATCTTTGGCACTGTTTCCAGCTAAATTTCAAAGGAGCATGTGGATAAAACGAG GgagttttgttgttgttgatgcaAGTGGAAAGGAGAAGGTTCTTGAATCTGGCAGCAAGGTGGGATGCATTGTTTCGCAGGTTCTATTTTACGAGCAAGTTCGTGTGCTTAAGAAATCACCAGAGTG GCCAGAAATCTTCAAATCCACAGTTTCAGATGGATGCAATGCAAGTCTGCAGGGAGACACCTCCCAACAAGAAGAGAATGAGTCAAGTGATGATGATGGACTTCCTCCACTAGAAGCCAACACGAACAGGATGAAACCAGTTGATTGGAAATCGGACACAGAATCAAATTCTGATTCAGATACAGATTCATAA